DNA sequence from the Penicillium psychrofluorescens genome assembly, chromosome: 3 genome:
GGTATACGTGATAAAAAGAGGATATGATATGCTACATATTATACAAAAAGCTCCGTCTGCCCACGTCTTCTATTTTGACGCTCCCCAGCCCTTCGACTTCAGTTCCTGCACCTTATCCGCATCCTCCTTCTGAATGCGCTCAATCGTCTTGTCCCGATTAAACTCCATCACGCGCTTCTCCTTGAAATATTTCACCTACACCGAAGATACAATATCAGCACATGCGCCAGCCAACCCGATAGGTGGTAGGTACTAGGTAGGTAGATGGATTGGGGGAGGCTAGAGAAATCGTCTGtgacagaaggaaaagaacaTACCCAAGCCTGTGAACAAGCCTCTTCAAACTGCGCAACCTCCTTCGCGCACTTCCTCCGTGCCTCCTTATCATCCTTGATGCCGTCGAGGATATCGTTCCGGTCCaggcagctgaagaagagatccCGGCCTTCGTAGCACTTGGCGCGGCTGCTTCGGTCTGGCGCGATGCGGCCGCCGTCAGAGGCTTTTTTGTCGgcggccgacgaggaggaggaggaccacgGGAGCCAGCCCATTTTTTTTAATTGGTAATTGGTTGATTGGGAGTGGGAGATGTTGTTatggggaagagggaaggtGATGAGGTGCGGCAGAAAGTCACGGCGGGAATGACTTACGCCAAGCCCGAGTGTTGATCCCCGGCGAAAAGACACTCGATCTCTTGAATTCCTTCCGTCAAACAACAACCTATTGATTTACTTCTTTGCATCTTGGATATCCGCCTTGGTAttatctctctctcgctcagACAGTCAGGCTGTCCCCTCAACTCAACTCACCGGTGACCAACACAACCACCCCTAGCCCGAGCACTGAGATcagccaccaccatcacagACCAcacctcgccctcctcatctctCCGCAAGAGCGGTCCGCTCCCTCTCAgcctctcccttcctcccaccaGGGGAATACCCCCCAACTCGCCTAGTTTATGCCCCCGCGCCGGCGTCACCCAGCGGGGGCGCGAACCGACCTCCCGCCActgctcatcatccgcaagATCCTCTTGCTCCAGATCGCCTGGTATGTCTGCGCGACGGTCCTGATCCTGTTCACGACAGTGGTGTACGGTGCGCCCTTCTcgctggatctggtcttTGGATGGGACTATCTGCGCGGGGATACCACAGTCGGGTGGATATTGGGGTTGGTGTGGATGTTGAACTGCTTCATCAGGTATGAAACCCAGCGCCCCTTGGAGTTGGATCGCCCTCCCCAAAAAAGGGACCAGAAAGAAAACTGACTGACAtcctctctttttctttcgggATAGTGTGAttttcctcctcctcttcgtgTCCCGCTCCAAACTTGTTCCCGACTTCGCTCTCACAATCCACTTCCTCCACCTCGTCGCCACAACGTTCTACACCCGCTCTCTGCCCGCGAATCTCCTCTGGTGGGCTCTGCAGTGTTTCAGCGCGTCTATGATGACGTTCATGGGGATGTGGGCTTGTCAGTGGCGCGAGCTGAGGCCCATCAGTTTCGGCGGTATTGGAAGTGGCAGTAGCAACACCGACGGCCACGCAGCGGGGTCATCATCTCACGCGCCTGCTGATGGGCAGCAAGAGTCGAGTTTTGGTCGCGGGCGGGGCCGAGAGCGCAGTATTAATGTTGGGATGGGGGAGTATGAGCTGGATGAGTTGAAGGGTGACCACGCTGTGTGAATTTTTTGGGAGTACCGATGTTGGTTGGGCGATTCGGTTGATCGATCgatctttttgtttctctatTGTCTTGTTGTATACCCTGCCACGGTTGCATCTGTCTAGGTGGCGTTCTTTTGTCTTTgaggaggaaaggaaagcaaAGGCTTTACCATGTGTCGAATATATACCAACGCCCTAATACAGTCTAAGGGTTTGTCACCCTTCTAGATAATCATTCAAAGAAATGAACATGCTGCATTTTTTGCAAAACTATTACGTACTGCTATCTACTTTCCCATTCAGGCCAAAACATGGTTAATTCTCATTGCAACACGCGCCCATTCGTCTCCTCCACAATCAGCTCGAACTCAGGCTGAAACTCCGTATAGAGATTATGCTACCAATCGCAATCACAGTATTAGCCCATCATTTTCTCACATCAAATACCACTCTAGTTACTCACCGGATTCTGCGCCGTGTCAGCTGTATATTGCGCTACGTCAtccttgatgatcttcttcggcacCCCGTTCGCAGCAGCTGCTTCAGCCAGCAGTTGTGAGTGGCA
Encoded proteins:
- a CDS encoding uncharacterized protein (ID:PFLUO_004459-T1.cds;~source:funannotate) gives rise to the protein MGWLPWSSSSSSAADKKASDGGRIAPDRSSRAKCYEGRDLFFSCLDRNDILDGIKDDKEARRKCAKEVAQFEEACSQAWVKYFKEKRVMEFNRDKTIERIQKEDADKVQELKSKGWGASK
- a CDS encoding uncharacterized protein (ID:PFLUO_004460-T1.cds;~source:funannotate); translated protein: MPPRRRHPAGARTDLPPLLIIRKILLLQIAWYVCATVLILFTTVVYGAPFSLDLVFGWDYLRGDTTVGWILGLVWMLNCFISVIFLLLFVSRSKLVPDFALTIHFLHLVATTFYTRSLPANLLWWALQCFSASMMTFMGMWACQWRELRPISFGGIGSGSSNTDGHAAGSSSHAPADGQQESSFGRGRGRERSINVGMGEYELDELKGDHAV